TCCTGGTCGATGCGCATCGAGCAGAAGTCGACGCCGCACATCGAGCAGAAACGCGCTTCCTTGTAGTTGTCGCCGGGTAGGGTCTGGTCGTGGAACTCGCGGGCGCGCTCGGGGTCCAGCGCGAGGTCGAACTGCCGGCGCCAGTCGAACTCGTAGCGGGCTTCGGAGAGCGCGTCGTCCCAGTCGCGCGCGCCCTCGCGGCCGTTGGCCACGTCGGCGGCGTGGGCGGCGATGCGATAGGCCGCGAGGCCGTCGCGCACGTCCTCGGCGTCGGGCAGGCCGAGGTGTTCCTTGGGCGTGACGTAACAGAGCATCGCCGCGCCTGCTCGGGCGGCCTCGGTCGCGCCGATGGCGCTGGTGATGTGGTCGTAGCCCGGCGCCACGTCGGTCACGAGCGGGCCGAGCACGTAGAAGGGCGCGCCGTCGCAGACGTCCTGCTGGCGTTCGACGTTGTCGGCCACCTCGTCCATCGGCACGTGGCCCGGCCCCTCGACCATGACCTGGACGCCGTGGTCCCAGGCGGTCCGGGTCAGCTCGCCGAGCGTGTCGAGTTCGGCGAACTGCGCCTCGTCGCTCGCGTCGGCCAGACAGCCGGGCCGGAGGCCGTCGCCCAGCGAGAAGGTCACGTCGTGTTCGGCGAAGATTTCGCAGATCTCCTCGAACTTCGTGTACAGCGGGTTTTCCATCCCGTTCTCCTCGATCCACTGGGCGAGGATCGAGCCGCCACGGGAGACGATGCCGGTCTTGCGGCCGTCGGTCAGCGGCAGGTGTTCCATTGTCACGCCGGCGTGGACGGTCATGTAGTCGACGCCCTGCTCGGCCTGGCCCTCGATCACCTCGAGCAGGAGTTCGTGTGTGATCTCGGCCACGTCGTCCACCCGCGTCACGGCCTCGTAGATCGGTACCGTGCCGACGGGCACCGGCGAGTACTCGACGTTGGCCTCGCGGATCTCGTCGAGGTCACCACCCGTCGACAGATCCATCACGGTGTCGGCACCGTAGTGGACGGCGGTGTGGAGCTTCTCCAGTTCGTCCTCTAGGTTGCTCGTCGTCTCGCTCGCGCCGATGTTGGCGTTGACCTTCGTCCCGAACTCGCGACCGACGACCATCGGGTCCAGCGAGTCGTGGCCGTGGTTGGTCGGGATCACCGCCTGCCCCTCGGCGACCTGTTCGCGGACGAACTCGGGGTCGCACTGTTCCCGCTCCGCGACTCGCTCCATCGCCGCCGTGACCGTTCCCTCCCTGGCGCGCTGCAGTTGCGTCGGCATAACTACTAGGTTATACTACCAGGTAATAAGCGTTGGTGGTCCGGTCGGTGACCGGCGGGACAGCGGTCGCTACCGGGCGGATCGGTCGCAGAAGAACGGGGTCGGGCGAGAGCGACGGCGCGAGTCGGACGCACCCGGCGACCGGGGGACTACTCGGGACCGGAGACTGCTCGGGACCGGAGACTGCTCGGGACGAGCGATGCGGGCCGGTGACGATGCCGGGGCGCTACCAGTCCCCGACGAGTCTGTTGGGGGTGTCGGACTCCCGTTCCTCGTCGTCCGAGGGCGGAGAGGTGTCCCGGCTGGCGACGGTCCGGAGGACGAGACAGCCGCCGAGGAAGGCGACGAGGCCGGCCGTCCCCCGTCCGACGCCGACGCCCGCCGCATCCAGTACCGGTCCGTCCGCGATCACGGCTTCGAGGGCCACCTCGGCCGTCACGGCGGCGCCGACCAGGAGCAGCGCGAGCGCGACGACGGTGCCTGTGACGGAGACGAGCCGTCCGTTCGACGGGAGTCGCGATGACATATATGCAATTCTACCTATCGACTGATAATCCCTTTCACGGAACCGGGACGATGGAACGGCGAGCCCGAGCGGCCGGCGAGGGGAGGCGACCGCCGGTCGCTCGCGCTACTCGTCGACGCGAACGGTCATCACGGGCGCGGGGGACTCCCGGACGACGTTCTCGGCGACGCTGCCGATGAGGTAGTGGTCGAGGCCGGTGCGACCGTGCGTGCCCATCACGACCAGATCGGGGCCGTTCTCCGCGACGTAGTCGAGGATGGCCGAC
This DNA window, taken from Halosimplex litoreum, encodes the following:
- the thiC gene encoding phosphomethylpyrimidine synthase ThiC; this encodes MPTQLQRAREGTVTAAMERVAEREQCDPEFVREQVAEGQAVIPTNHGHDSLDPMVVGREFGTKVNANIGASETTSNLEDELEKLHTAVHYGADTVMDLSTGGDLDEIREANVEYSPVPVGTVPIYEAVTRVDDVAEITHELLLEVIEGQAEQGVDYMTVHAGVTMEHLPLTDGRKTGIVSRGGSILAQWIEENGMENPLYTKFEEICEIFAEHDVTFSLGDGLRPGCLADASDEAQFAELDTLGELTRTAWDHGVQVMVEGPGHVPMDEVADNVERQQDVCDGAPFYVLGPLVTDVAPGYDHITSAIGATEAARAGAAMLCYVTPKEHLGLPDAEDVRDGLAAYRIAAHAADVANGREGARDWDDALSEARYEFDWRRQFDLALDPERAREFHDQTLPGDNYKEARFCSMCGVDFCSMRIDQDAREAAEAGEGQLEAIDDETDLEDSPAAEVNRPPVGEHDGSDVPDLPKFVDPYGHEEPADD